From one Jatrophihabitans sp. genomic stretch:
- a CDS encoding pitrilysin family protein, with amino-acid sequence MPTSSRIPTLPSLSFQLLHHTLRNGLRVVLAPDRRSPVVAIAVLYDVGFRSEPEGRTGFAHLFEHLMFQGSANLEKLEHFHYIQSSGGMFNGSTHLDYTSYYEMLPSHALERGLFLEADRMRSPRINQENLTNQIDVVKEEIRVNVLNRPYGGFPWLQLPALMYDTFPNAHNGYGGFEDLTNATVADASSFFDSYYAPANAVLSVAGDFDPDEALEMIERHFGPIKRRKKPQRPDFAEPPLTSERRDEVIDEMAPIPALAIGYRVADPAADFNRYLATVLLAEILSNGDASRLHRSLVQSKGLVTDVSAYLGTFGDPLEERDPTRLNITAHYADRAATGAVLAAVDEELDRLATDGTEPGELHRSGVQLAATISQELDQVANRSQEFAKFELLFGEAALIMRLPNLLSQVTDQDIRTVAGALAPNSRAVLELIPGATR; translated from the coding sequence GTGCCCACCTCGTCACGTATCCCCACTCTGCCGTCCCTGTCCTTCCAGTTGCTGCACCACACGCTGCGCAACGGCCTGCGGGTCGTGCTGGCGCCGGACCGGCGGTCGCCGGTGGTCGCCATCGCGGTGCTCTACGACGTCGGATTCCGCTCCGAGCCAGAGGGCCGCACCGGCTTCGCGCACCTGTTCGAGCACCTGATGTTCCAGGGTTCGGCCAACCTGGAGAAGCTCGAGCACTTTCACTACATCCAGTCCTCCGGCGGCATGTTCAACGGCAGCACCCACCTGGACTACACCAGCTACTACGAGATGCTGCCCTCCCATGCCCTGGAGCGCGGGCTGTTCCTGGAAGCCGACCGGATGCGCTCGCCGCGGATCAACCAGGAGAACCTCACCAACCAGATCGACGTGGTGAAGGAGGAGATCAGGGTCAACGTGCTCAACCGGCCCTACGGCGGCTTCCCGTGGCTGCAGCTGCCCGCGCTGATGTATGACACCTTTCCCAACGCGCACAACGGCTACGGAGGCTTCGAGGACCTCACCAACGCCACCGTGGCCGACGCCAGCTCGTTCTTCGACAGCTACTACGCCCCGGCGAACGCGGTGCTCAGCGTGGCGGGCGACTTCGACCCGGACGAGGCGCTGGAGATGATCGAGCGCCACTTCGGGCCCATCAAGCGCCGCAAGAAACCGCAGCGGCCGGACTTCGCCGAACCGCCGTTGACCAGCGAGCGGCGCGACGAGGTGATCGATGAGATGGCGCCGATCCCGGCGCTGGCGATCGGCTACCGGGTCGCCGACCCGGCTGCCGACTTCAACCGCTACCTGGCCACGGTGCTGCTCGCCGAGATCCTGTCCAACGGCGACGCCTCCCGGCTGCACCGCTCGCTGGTCCAGTCCAAGGGGCTGGTGACCGACGTCAGCGCCTACCTCGGCACCTTCGGCGACCCGCTGGAGGAGCGCGACCCGACCCGGCTCAACATCACCGCCCACTACGCCGACCGAGCTGCCACCGGCGCCGTGCTGGCCGCGGTCGATGAGGAGTTGGACCGGTTGGCCACCGACGGCACCGAACCGGGTGAGCTGCACCGCTCAGGCGTCCAGCTGGCCGCCACCATCTCCCAGGAACTGGATCAAGTGGCCAACCGCAGCCAGGAATTCGCCAAGTTCGAGCTGCTGTTCGGCGAGGCCGCCTTGATCATGCGGCTGCCCAACCTGCTCAGCCAGGTGACCGACCAGGACATCCGCACGGTCGCCGGCGCACTGGCGCCCAACAGCCGGGCAGTCCTCGAACTGATTCCAGGAGCCACCAGATGA
- a CDS encoding dipeptidase, whose translation MTNDVRAFVTDHSAEMLADLDAWLRIPGISSEPERRDDVMRSAEWFAEACRRTGFPTVEIWPTAGQPAVFAEWPSENPDAPTVLVYGHHDVQPVDPIELWHTDPFEPTIDGPLLRARGASDDKGQLLFHLLGVRAHLASTGRANPAVNLKFLIEGEEEAGSPNFEPLLAERRPRLDCDVVVITDTGMLGEDMPSSVTAMRGMLSVDVRLHGPDLDLHSGVFGGAVPNPAKAAARLVAALHDENGRVRIPGFYDDVLELTDRERDLLARVPFDEAEFLATSKSRALEGEAGYSTLERLGARPTAEVNGIGGGYQGEGTKTIVPSDALAKLSFRLVANQHPSVIKPAIEAFIAEHVPPGITHRLRWEGEGVAPCLVPMDTPAYQALSNAICTAFDAELILPTREGGSGPEAAIQKVLGAPMVFLGVGLPDDQIHAPNEKVTLSMLYKGAEAAAHLWKEFAALGRDGLKS comes from the coding sequence GTGACTAACGACGTGCGCGCATTCGTGACAGACCACTCGGCCGAGATGCTCGCCGACCTCGACGCGTGGTTGAGGATCCCCGGCATCAGCTCCGAGCCCGAACGCCGTGACGATGTGATGCGCAGCGCCGAGTGGTTCGCCGAGGCCTGCCGGCGAACCGGCTTCCCGACCGTGGAGATCTGGCCCACCGCCGGGCAGCCGGCCGTCTTCGCGGAGTGGCCGAGTGAGAACCCGGACGCGCCCACCGTCCTGGTGTACGGCCACCACGACGTGCAGCCGGTCGATCCGATCGAGTTGTGGCACACCGACCCGTTCGAGCCCACCATCGACGGCCCGCTGCTGCGAGCCCGCGGGGCCTCTGACGACAAGGGCCAGCTGCTGTTCCACCTGCTCGGGGTGCGCGCGCACCTGGCCAGCACCGGCCGCGCCAACCCGGCCGTCAACCTCAAGTTCCTGATCGAGGGCGAGGAGGAGGCCGGCTCGCCGAACTTCGAGCCGCTGCTGGCAGAGCGGCGCCCGCGGCTGGACTGCGACGTCGTCGTCATCACCGACACCGGCATGCTCGGCGAGGACATGCCGAGCTCGGTGACCGCGATGCGGGGCATGTTGTCGGTGGACGTGAGGTTGCACGGGCCCGACCTGGACCTGCACTCCGGCGTCTTCGGGGGAGCGGTGCCCAACCCCGCCAAGGCGGCGGCTCGCCTGGTGGCGGCGCTGCACGATGAGAACGGCCGGGTGCGGATCCCGGGCTTCTACGACGACGTGCTGGAGCTGACCGATCGCGAGCGGGACTTGCTGGCCCGGGTCCCCTTCGACGAGGCCGAGTTCCTGGCCACCAGCAAGTCCCGGGCGCTGGAGGGCGAGGCCGGCTACTCCACCTTGGAGCGGCTCGGGGCCCGGCCGACCGCGGAGGTCAACGGCATCGGCGGGGGCTACCAGGGCGAGGGCACCAAGACCATCGTGCCCAGTGACGCCCTGGCGAAGCTGTCGTTCCGGCTGGTGGCCAACCAGCACCCGAGCGTCATCAAGCCCGCGATCGAGGCCTTCATCGCCGAGCACGTCCCGCCCGGCATCACCCACCGCCTGCGGTGGGAGGGCGAAGGGGTCGCCCCCTGCCTGGTGCCGATGGACACCCCCGCCTACCAGGCGCTGTCCAACGCGATCTGCACGGCCTTCGACGCCGAGCTGATCCTGCCCACCCGCGAAGGCGGCTCGGGTCCCGAAGCCGCCATCCAGAAGGTGCTCGGGGCGCCGATGGTCTTTCTCGGCGTCGGCCTGCCCGACGACCAGATCCACGCCCCGAACGAGAAGGTGACCCTGTCGATGCTCTACAAGGGCGCCGAGGCTGCCGCTCACCTGTGGAAGGAGTTCGCCGCGCTGGGCCGCGACGGTTTGAAGAGCTAG
- a CDS encoding ATP-dependent DNA helicase — translation MTQILPAQTLPGQARKTSARKAQPSRAQRVQHPKPPTPAAPIRYQPADVARLLGLFPPTEEQAAVIGAPLEPAVVIAGAGSGKTETMAARVVWLVANELVAPDRILGLTFTRKAAGELQHRVRARLKSLHRVLGLGLETAEPTVLTYAAYSGRLVEEHGIVLGSEPGARLLTEAARWQVADAVVRRYDGTFSLEPGVVATVTERLLDLSGQLADHLVEPELLSRLAARLKAELVSLPQKPGTRRAYPENVQKLLETLTRRTELLPLVESFSERKRAEGLLDFADQMVLASRLAAMPAVATVERERYDVVLLDEYQDSGHAQIQLLAALFGDGRAVTAVGDPLQSIYSWRGASAANIGRFGERFRTSAGAPAPAYSLMTSWRNDRHILSAANRVAEELRGPDSPPLTARPEAPQGRVVARYSESVADEAAWLAQQLRAEWDSRLDWTAGQRTLAVLVRKRSGIALIAQALREAGLPVEVVDIGGLLTLPEIADVRAVLQVLADHNAGGSLARLLTGARWRIGPADLVALHRRARVLARMTGLAMRGPVDAAGPAAGQPDDDDRIEPSLIEALDDLGEASEYSAEGYRRLADCAFLLRRLRRRLDLPLPDLVAEVERALGLDVEVASRPGAEHAGRANLDRFIDEAAKFASDRAAAGVSAFLGYLRAAEEEEYGLKPATLEVLPDRVQVLTVHGAKGLEWDVVAVAGLVTDGFPDAAKNHDWASAPALLPSPLRGDAGDLPVLDFTGCQHHGDAEARIAEHRARLKERHLKEERRLAYVAFTRARKALYACGAAWGAGSKARPASVFLEELRESATVEVDGWWQLAEGELNPMAGKDLGQSWPADPLAGRRALVERGADRVLAALGSPGDTSSLTASQRSPLAKLWERDVELLLAERAAAAEVGVIEVMIPRQLSVSDVVALSADPVELARRLRRPLPQQPAKQARRGTAFHHWLEQRWAAQSLLDIEDLPGAVDELADAGELETLKAAFERSSWADRTPIAVEVGFEMSFGARVVRGRMDAVFSDPDGRFTVVDWKTGRPPTGADAHAKAVQLALYRLAWAAIRGVPDTELDTVGAAFYYVGAGLTVAPTNLLDARQLRELVNGAVT, via the coding sequence GTGACCCAGATCCTGCCGGCCCAGACCCTGCCGGGCCAGGCCCGAAAGACCTCAGCCCGCAAGGCTCAGCCGTCCAGGGCGCAGCGGGTTCAACACCCGAAGCCCCCCACCCCGGCGGCGCCGATCCGCTACCAGCCCGCCGACGTCGCCCGGTTGCTCGGGCTGTTCCCGCCGACCGAGGAACAGGCCGCGGTGATCGGGGCGCCGCTGGAACCGGCGGTGGTGATCGCCGGCGCCGGCTCGGGCAAGACCGAGACGATGGCCGCCCGGGTGGTCTGGTTGGTCGCCAACGAGCTGGTCGCGCCCGACCGGATCCTGGGACTGACGTTCACCCGCAAGGCGGCCGGGGAGTTGCAGCATCGAGTCCGGGCCAGGCTGAAGTCGCTGCACCGGGTGCTGGGCCTCGGCTTGGAGACCGCCGAGCCCACGGTGCTCACCTACGCCGCCTACTCCGGCCGGCTGGTCGAGGAGCACGGCATCGTGCTGGGCTCCGAGCCCGGAGCGCGGCTGCTCACCGAGGCGGCCCGCTGGCAGGTCGCCGACGCGGTGGTCCGGCGCTATGACGGCACGTTCTCGCTGGAACCTGGCGTGGTCGCCACGGTGACCGAGCGGCTGCTGGACCTGTCGGGCCAGCTTGCCGACCACCTGGTCGAACCGGAGCTGCTCAGCCGGCTCGCCGCCCGGCTGAAGGCCGAGCTGGTGTCACTGCCGCAGAAGCCGGGAACCCGCCGCGCCTACCCGGAGAACGTCCAGAAGCTGCTGGAGACCTTGACCAGGCGGACCGAGCTGCTGCCCCTGGTCGAGTCGTTCAGCGAGCGCAAGCGCGCCGAGGGCTTGCTGGACTTCGCCGATCAGATGGTGCTGGCCAGCCGGCTGGCCGCGATGCCGGCGGTCGCGACGGTCGAGCGCGAGCGCTATGACGTGGTGCTGCTGGACGAGTACCAGGACAGCGGCCACGCCCAGATCCAGCTGCTGGCGGCGCTGTTCGGCGACGGCCGGGCGGTCACCGCGGTGGGGGACCCGCTGCAGTCGATCTACAGCTGGCGGGGCGCGAGCGCGGCGAACATCGGCCGGTTCGGCGAGCGGTTCCGGACCAGCGCCGGCGCGCCGGCGCCGGCGTACTCGCTGATGACGAGCTGGCGCAACGACCGGCACATCCTCTCGGCCGCCAACCGGGTCGCCGAGGAGCTGCGCGGGCCGGACAGCCCGCCGCTGACGGCCCGGCCGGAGGCGCCGCAGGGCCGGGTGGTGGCGCGCTACAGCGAGTCGGTCGCCGACGAGGCGGCCTGGCTGGCCCAGCAGCTGCGGGCCGAATGGGACTCTCGGCTCGACTGGACGGCAGGACAGCGGACCCTGGCGGTGCTGGTGCGCAAGCGCTCGGGCATCGCGCTGATCGCCCAGGCGCTGCGTGAGGCCGGGTTGCCGGTAGAGGTCGTAGACATCGGCGGCCTGCTGACGCTGCCCGAGATCGCCGACGTCCGGGCGGTCTTGCAGGTGCTGGCAGATCACAACGCCGGCGGTTCGCTGGCCCGGTTGCTGACCGGGGCCCGCTGGCGGATCGGGCCGGCTGACCTGGTGGCGCTGCACCGGCGGGCCCGGGTGCTGGCCCGGATGACCGGCCTGGCGATGCGCGGTCCCGTCGACGCTGCCGGTCCGGCCGCCGGCCAGCCCGATGACGACGACCGGATCGAGCCGTCCCTGATCGAGGCGCTCGACGATCTCGGCGAGGCGTCGGAGTACTCCGCCGAGGGTTACCGCCGGCTGGCCGACTGCGCCTTTCTGCTGCGGCGGCTGCGCCGGCGGCTGGACCTGCCGCTGCCGGATCTGGTCGCCGAGGTCGAGCGAGCGCTCGGCCTGGACGTCGAGGTGGCGTCCCGGCCGGGGGCCGAGCATGCCGGCCGGGCCAATCTCGACCGTTTCATCGACGAGGCGGCCAAGTTCGCCAGTGATCGCGCCGCAGCCGGGGTGTCGGCCTTTCTGGGTTATCTGCGCGCGGCCGAGGAAGAGGAGTACGGGCTCAAGCCGGCGACGCTGGAGGTGCTGCCCGACCGGGTGCAGGTCCTGACGGTGCATGGCGCCAAGGGCCTGGAGTGGGATGTGGTGGCGGTGGCCGGACTGGTCACCGACGGCTTTCCGGACGCGGCCAAGAACCATGACTGGGCCAGCGCCCCGGCGCTGCTGCCCTCTCCGCTGCGCGGTGACGCCGGCGACCTGCCGGTGCTGGACTTCACCGGCTGCCAGCACCACGGAGACGCCGAGGCGCGGATCGCCGAGCACCGCGCCCGGTTGAAGGAACGGCACCTGAAGGAGGAGCGCCGGCTGGCCTATGTCGCCTTCACCCGGGCCCGCAAGGCGCTCTACGCCTGCGGGGCGGCCTGGGGCGCGGGCAGCAAGGCGCGGCCGGCGTCGGTGTTCCTGGAGGAGCTGCGCGAGTCCGCGACGGTCGAGGTCGACGGCTGGTGGCAGCTGGCCGAGGGCGAGCTGAACCCGATGGCGGGCAAGGACCTCGGGCAGAGCTGGCCGGCCGATCCGCTGGCCGGTCGGCGGGCGTTGGTCGAGCGCGGCGCCGACCGGGTGCTGGCCGCCCTGGGCTCCCCGGGCGACACCAGCTCGCTGACGGCTTCGCAGCGCAGCCCGCTGGCCAAGCTGTGGGAGCGGGATGTGGAGTTGCTGCTGGCCGAGCGGGCCGCGGCGGCGGAGGTGGGCGTCATCGAGGTGATGATCCCGCGGCAGCTGTCGGTCTCGGATGTGGTGGCGCTGTCGGCCGATCCGGTCGAGCTGGCCCGCCGGCTGCGCAGGCCGCTGCCCCAGCAGCCGGCCAAGCAGGCCAGGCGTGGCACGGCCTTTCACCACTGGCTCGAACAGCGTTGGGCCGCGCAGTCCCTTCTCGACATCGAGGACCTGCCCGGCGCGGTCGACGAGCTTGCCGACGCCGGTGAGCTCGAGACGTTGAAGGCGGCGTTCGAGCGCAGCAGCTGGGCCGACCGGACGCCGATCGCGGTCGAGGTGGGTTTCGAGATGTCCTTCGGCGCCCGGGTGGTGCGGGGCCGGATGGACGCGGTCTTCTCCGACCCCGATGGCCGTTTCACCGTGGTGGACTGGAAGACCGGCAGGCCGCCGACCGGCGCGGACGCCCACGCCAAGGCAGTTCAGCTGGCCCTCTACCGGCTGGCCTGGGCTGCCATCCGCGGCGTGCCCGACACCGAGCTCGACACGGTCGGCGCGGCGTTCTACTACGTCGGCGCCGGCCTGACAGTGGCGCCGACCAACCTGCTCGATGCCCGCCAGCTTCGCGAATTGGTAAATGGTGCAGTCACATAA